A genomic segment from Pseudorca crassidens isolate mPseCra1 chromosome 6, mPseCra1.hap1, whole genome shotgun sequence encodes:
- the LOC137225970 gene encoding LOW QUALITY PROTEIN: olfactory receptor 6B2-like (The sequence of the model RefSeq protein was modified relative to this genomic sequence to represent the inferred CDS: inserted 1 base in 1 codon), translating to MNTFPVRVREGSQSEFELHLDSALCVVEQDGESVPARPPDCSGNTAWENVTEVGAFVLVGFLTAPAASLFVLVENLAVILTIWGSSSLHRPMHYFPGILSSLEIWYVSDTIPKMLDGFLMQRGRISFVGCMTQLYVFSFLVCTGRVLLASMACDGYQAIMTMGLCVQLVAFAFVSGFTISVIKVYSISSTTFCGSNVLKHIFCDISPILKXACTDFSTAELVGFVLTFSVLVFPLVATMLSCGHITLAVPRIPSATGHRRAFSTRASYTVTTVYMALIFMYVWPQAMDSWSSNKLISAVYTVLTPVINPLIYCLRNKEFKDALKKALDLGQLSQ from the exons ATGAACACCTTCCCCGTGCGGGTACGAGAGGGGTCACAGAGTGAATTCGAGTTGCACCTGGACAGCGCCCTGTGTGTGGTGGAGCAG GATGGAGAGAGCGTGCCGGCGCGGCCACCGGACTGCTCTGGAAACACTGCAT GGGAGAACGTGACCGAGGTCGGCGCCTTCGTGCTGGTGGGCTTCCTCACGGCCCCGGCTGCCTCCCTCTTCGTGCTGGTGGAGAACCTGGCCGTCATCCTCACCATCTGGGGCAGCTCCTCCCTCCACAGGCCCATGCACTACTTTCCGGGCATCCTGTCGTCCCTGGAGATCTGGTACGTGTCTGACACCATCCCTAAGATGCTGGACGGCTTCCTCATGCAGCGGGGACGCATCTCCTTCGTTGGCTGCATGACTCAGCTCTACGTCTTCAGCTTCCTGGTGTGCACCGGGCGTGTGCTCCTGGCCTCCATGGCCTGCGACGGCTACCAAGCCATCATGACCATGGGGCTGTGCGTCCAGCTGGTGGCCTTCGCCTTCGTGAGTGGCTTCACCATCTCTGTGATCAAGGTCTACTCTATCTCCAGCACCACGTTCTGTGGCTCCAATGTCCTGAAGCACATCTTCTGTGACATCTCCCCCATCCTCA CTGCCTGCACGGACTTCTCGACCGCCGAGCTGGTCGGCTTCGTCCTGACCTTCAGCGTCCTGGTGTTCCCGCTCGTGGCCACCATGCTTTCCTGTGGACACATCACGCTGGCCGTCCCGCGCATCCCCTCGGCCACGGGCCATCGGCGAGCCTTCTCCACCCGCGCCTCCTACACGGTCACCACCGTCTACATGGCCTTGATATTCATGTATGTCTGGCCCCAGGCCATGGATTCCTGGAGCTCCAACAAGCTCATCTCTGCTGTTTACACTGTCCTCACCCCAGTCATCAACCCCTTGATCTACTGTCTGAGGAACAAAGAATTCAAGGATGCTCTGAAAAAGGCTCTGGACTTAGGTCAACTTTCACAGTAG